A genome region from Hevea brasiliensis isolate MT/VB/25A 57/8 chromosome 9, ASM3005281v1, whole genome shotgun sequence includes the following:
- the LOC110650369 gene encoding oleosin-like, which yields MADRAPPQQASRPDATTYVSAFLRKLLAHAPKSTQLVGFLTLLISGSILLILSGITITVAVLSLIFFAPLIIISSPIWLPVGIFLFLSIAGFLSICEVAVAVVGGLFWMYRYYRGMSPPGSDRFDYARSRIYDTASHVKDYAREYGGYLQSKVKDAAPGA from the coding sequence ATGGCTGACCGTGCTCCTCCTCAGCAAGCTTCAAGGCCCGACGCCACAACATATGTTTCCGCCTTTCTACGTAAACTCCTAGCTCATGCTCCCAAGTCAACCCAACTCGTCGGTTTCTTGACTCTCCTCAtctctggttccattcttctcatCCTCTCAGGCATCACTATCACAGTTGCTGTTCTTAGCCTTATCTTTTTCGCTCCTTTGATCATTATTTCCAGCCCAATATGGCTCCCCGTCGGAATCTTCCTCTTTCTTTCCATTGCCGGGTTCTTGTCGATTTGTGAGGTGGCAGTGGCGGTTGTGGGTGGATTATTCTGGATGTATAGGTATTATAGAGGGATGAGTCCACCGGGTTCGGACCGGTTTGATTATGCTCGGAGCCGAATCTATGATACGGCAAGCCATGTGAAAGATTATGCTAGAGAGTATGGTGGGTACCTACAGAGCAAGGTGAAGGACGCAGCTCCAGGGGCATGA